The proteins below come from a single Holdemania massiliensis genomic window:
- a CDS encoding DUF362 domain-containing protein translates to MEKSKVYFTKIITPEKMIEMEEILGRELKGKVAVKLHSGEVGNQNFLRPEFMKPIIDKVNGTVVECNTAYEGQRNTTEAHWHTMEKHGWSKLFTVDILDEEGDLELPVEGGHVIQKNYVGNHLKNYDSMLVLTHFKGHPMGGYGGALKNISIGLASSFGKAYIHGAGVPENIWTADHDQFLESMADAAKSILDYEKENIAFINVMCNMSVDCDCCAKAEDPKVRDIGILSSLDPVALDQACIDLVYQCEDPGKKDLIERIESRHGIHTIEAAAALGIGSREYELIDVDCLAK, encoded by the coding sequence ATGGAAAAATCTAAAGTTTATTTCACTAAGATCATCACACCGGAGAAAATGATTGAAATGGAAGAAATTCTGGGACGTGAACTGAAAGGAAAAGTTGCGGTTAAACTGCATAGCGGTGAAGTCGGCAATCAGAACTTCCTGCGCCCGGAATTTATGAAACCGATCATTGACAAGGTAAACGGCACCGTAGTTGAATGCAACACAGCTTATGAAGGACAGCGCAACACAACGGAAGCCCACTGGCATACAATGGAGAAACATGGCTGGTCTAAATTGTTTACAGTTGATATTCTTGATGAAGAAGGCGATTTGGAATTACCAGTAGAGGGCGGACATGTCATTCAGAAGAACTATGTTGGCAATCATTTGAAAAATTATGATTCCATGCTGGTGCTCACTCATTTCAAAGGTCATCCGATGGGTGGCTACGGCGGAGCGTTAAAGAACATCTCAATTGGCCTGGCTTCCAGCTTTGGCAAAGCTTATATTCATGGAGCCGGTGTTCCGGAAAACATATGGACCGCAGATCATGATCAATTTCTGGAATCTATGGCAGATGCGGCTAAATCCATTTTGGATTATGAAAAAGAGAATATCGCATTCATTAACGTAATGTGCAATATGTCCGTTGACTGCGACTGCTGTGCAAAAGCAGAAGATCCGAAGGTCAGAGATATCGGTATTCTCTCTTCGCTCGATCCTGTTGCGCTTGATCAGGCCTGCATCGACCTTGTTTATCAATGTGAAGATCCAGGCAAGAAAGATCTGATTGAACGCATCGAATCCCGGCATGGAATTCATACAATTGAAGCTGCAGCCGCGCTAGGTATCGGTTCCCGTGAATATGAGCTGATTGATGTCGATTGTCTAGCAAAGTAA
- a CDS encoding DNA recombination protein RmuC has protein sequence METGILILAAVIVVLMVVIVVQLIGMNRRLSQLEAQDMEKKLTALQTTLAEQDRQSRQEIVDAAQNAVRLVGEMLSANQQTAFQAESQKLDAMNHSVLQQQAAQREMLQSLSALLSSNQQQISELQSRKFSEISQSLSEKQNTLNTAMANQFSVLENRLKTFESGNEQKLENMRQTIEKQLTAIQQDNNRRLDEMRQTVDEKLQKTLEDKMTQSFQLVNDRLEQVYKGLGEMQTLAVGVGDLKKVLSNVKARGIVGEIQLGAILEEILSPEQYATNVATVPGSKNVVEFAIKLPGEEDQPVWLPIDSKFPADAYANLQDAYDSGSQEAVTQAVNVLSQRIRSFAKDIHDKYIEPPYTTDFAILFLPFEGLYAEVVNRGLVETLQRDYRINIAGPSTMAALLNSLQMGFRTLAIQKRSSEVWTVLGAVKTEFDKFHDVLAMTQQRLDQANKELDKLVGTRTRMIQRKLKAVDKLDPAQSAQLLEVNAEDDIPVEA, from the coding sequence ATGGAAACAGGAATTTTAATTCTGGCGGCCGTCATAGTCGTTTTGATGGTGGTCATTGTGGTTCAGCTGATCGGCATGAATCGGCGTCTGAGCCAGCTGGAAGCTCAGGATATGGAGAAGAAGCTGACAGCGCTGCAGACCACACTGGCCGAACAGGATCGGCAGAGTCGGCAGGAAATTGTTGATGCTGCTCAGAATGCTGTCCGCTTGGTCGGGGAAATGCTGAGCGCTAATCAGCAGACGGCATTTCAGGCTGAAAGTCAGAAGCTGGATGCGATGAATCACAGCGTTTTGCAGCAGCAGGCTGCCCAGCGTGAGATGCTCCAGTCCTTGAGCGCGCTGTTAAGCTCGAATCAACAGCAGATTTCAGAACTGCAAAGCCGGAAATTCTCAGAGATCAGCCAGTCGCTTTCAGAAAAGCAGAACACGCTCAATACAGCGATGGCCAATCAGTTCAGTGTGCTGGAAAATCGTCTGAAAACATTTGAAAGCGGCAATGAGCAGAAACTGGAAAATATGCGTCAGACGATTGAGAAGCAGCTGACCGCCATTCAGCAGGACAACAACCGCCGGCTCGATGAAATGCGCCAGACGGTGGATGAAAAGCTGCAGAAAACACTGGAAGATAAAATGACACAGTCGTTCCAATTGGTCAATGACCGGCTGGAACAGGTGTATAAAGGATTAGGTGAAATGCAGACGCTGGCGGTCGGGGTCGGCGATCTGAAAAAAGTGCTGTCCAATGTCAAAGCCCGCGGGATTGTCGGGGAAATTCAGCTGGGGGCAATTTTAGAGGAAATTCTTTCACCGGAACAATACGCGACGAATGTGGCCACGGTGCCGGGAAGCAAGAACGTCGTTGAATTTGCGATCAAGCTGCCGGGTGAGGAAGATCAGCCGGTCTGGCTGCCGATCGATTCCAAATTTCCGGCGGATGCCTATGCCAATCTGCAGGATGCCTATGATTCCGGCAGTCAGGAAGCGGTAACGCAGGCTGTCAATGTGCTGTCCCAGCGCATTCGTTCCTTTGCCAAAGATATTCATGATAAATACATTGAACCCCCTTATACGACGGATTTCGCAATTCTGTTTTTGCCATTTGAGGGATTGTATGCCGAAGTCGTCAACCGCGGTTTAGTGGAAACACTGCAGCGGGACTACCGCATCAACATCGCTGGACCGAGTACAATGGCGGCATTGCTCAACAGCCTGCAGATGGGCTTTAGGACCTTAGCCATCCAAAAACGAAGCAGCGAAGTCTGGACTGTTCTGGGCGCAGTAAAAACGGAATTCGATAAGTTCCATGACGTTCTCGCAATGACTCAGCAGCGGCTGGATCAGGCTAATAAAGAGCTGGATAAGCTGGTTGGTACGCGGACGAGGATGATTCAGCGGAAACTCAAGGCTGTGGATAAGCTCGATCCGGCTCAGTCGGCGCAGCTGCTGGAAGTGAATGCTGAGGATGACATCCCAGTAGAGGCTTAA
- a CDS encoding carbohydrate kinase family protein produces the protein MKTTLILGSTVIDMIVRVPHLPVTQEDLNTRSMTMALGGCAYNVARMLRLFQLPIMHCSPTGDGLFGQITEKLLNEEGLQPTVRVKGKDNGCCLCLVEDSGERTFLSTHGAEYGFDKQWLADLDPAQLDYIYICGIELEEPTGLAMLNWIHTHPGPQVFFAPGARLMHLDDRRWQAIAECHPILHLNEAEAFWLSGKQEIRSAAAVLRERFKNAVIITQGAEGAACCSASGDFCQIQGQSTVVVDTIGAGDCHAGTILAGLKQGWPLEAAAALANVMAAKVVSSPSARLDEAEFQAVLTTWKQKSGKDLPSA, from the coding sequence ATGAAAACAACATTGATTCTCGGATCCACGGTCATTGATATGATTGTTCGGGTCCCCCACCTTCCGGTAACTCAAGAAGATCTGAATACGCGGTCGATGACGATGGCACTGGGCGGCTGTGCTTATAATGTGGCACGGATGCTGCGCCTATTTCAACTTCCGATTATGCATTGCTCGCCAACCGGCGATGGCCTGTTTGGACAAATTACGGAAAAGCTTTTAAATGAAGAAGGACTGCAGCCGACTGTTCGTGTGAAAGGGAAAGATAACGGTTGTTGTCTGTGTCTGGTCGAGGATAGCGGAGAACGGACATTCTTGTCAACCCATGGAGCTGAATATGGCTTTGATAAACAATGGTTGGCTGATCTCGATCCGGCGCAGCTGGACTATATCTATATCTGCGGGATTGAACTGGAGGAACCTACGGGTTTAGCCATGCTGAACTGGATCCACACGCATCCCGGCCCGCAGGTCTTTTTTGCTCCTGGAGCCCGATTAATGCATTTGGATGATCGCCGCTGGCAGGCTATCGCTGAATGTCATCCAATCCTTCATTTAAATGAGGCAGAAGCTTTCTGGCTCAGCGGGAAACAAGAAATTCGCAGTGCTGCGGCAGTTTTGCGGGAACGTTTCAAAAATGCTGTGATCATCACCCAAGGAGCTGAAGGGGCAGCCTGCTGCTCAGCCTCCGGAGATTTTTGTCAGATTCAAGGGCAAAGCACGGTCGTTGTGGATACGATCGGCGCGGGAGACTGTCATGCCGGTACCATCCTGGCTGGTTTAAAGCAGGGATGGCCATTGGAAGCGGCTGCAGCGTTAGCCAATGTCATGGCGGCCAAGGTGGTTTCCAGCCCATCCGCGCGGCTGGATGAGGCGGAATTTCAGGCCGTATTGACCACCTGGAAGCAAAAAAGCGGAAAGGACTTGCCGTCAGCATAA
- a CDS encoding alpha/beta hydrolase family protein: MEKVEIQDLLNYRFVHSLAASAKHILCLQTQMDKEENGYRTNLMELNPQTGQLKTLIGDGQVSSFCFENDDTVLFAAERKSQDKPEKYDHKTVYYRLSLNQGEAQKAFEIPYTVLQLLPVADSDWVVLKIQENLHALDPKTASKEELEDAQDYVILHEVPFVANGAGFIDSDRCGCLAWNKRTGEQQRITPPGYDCGRIIVEGHRVIYTGKNWRDVMPKTSELVSYDLDTQSKQTLVSEGQLRIGAIAAENQVLMFMATDMAAYGNGTSCDFYRCDLNQGSIDKVLDYEYSVGSCVNSDVRYGSGKTFLMKDGALYFTTTVGYHTELMVLRGNQLEKAVAFNGAVSGFDFIENGLVFCAMEPGQLQEIYIADGAGNITGHTHISEVCLKDKAIQPVEYAGFVNSAGQSIDGWLIKPVGWQPDRKYPAILDIHGGPRTTYGELLSHEMQVWASAGYYVFFCNHRGSDGYGDAFADLRLKYGTIDYEDIMEFTDHILARNSQIDPLRLGVTGGSYGGYMTNWIITHTHRFAAAASQRSISDWISDYGTSGISYDDDLHDGGKPWDQMEKMWDHSPLKYADFCETPTLFIHSFEDYTCAVSQAMEMFTALKILNVETRACLFKGENHELSRSGKPMHRFKRLREITDWMNKHCQD, from the coding sequence ATGGAAAAGGTAGAAATTCAGGATTTATTAAACTATCGCTTTGTACACAGCTTGGCGGCTTCCGCAAAGCATATTCTTTGTCTTCAGACGCAGATGGATAAAGAAGAAAACGGCTACCGCACAAATTTAATGGAACTGAATCCGCAGACAGGCCAGCTGAAAACACTGATCGGGGATGGACAGGTATCCTCTTTCTGTTTTGAAAATGACGATACGGTGTTGTTTGCGGCGGAGCGCAAGTCTCAGGATAAGCCGGAAAAGTATGATCATAAAACCGTTTACTATCGCCTGTCCTTGAACCAGGGGGAAGCGCAGAAGGCCTTTGAAATACCCTATACCGTGCTGCAGCTGCTGCCGGTCGCGGACAGCGATTGGGTTGTTCTGAAAATTCAGGAGAATCTGCATGCCTTAGATCCCAAGACAGCCTCTAAAGAAGAACTCGAGGACGCCCAGGATTATGTGATCCTGCACGAAGTACCGTTTGTTGCCAACGGCGCGGGTTTTATTGATTCAGACCGCTGTGGCTGTCTGGCTTGGAATAAGCGCACTGGCGAGCAGCAGCGAATCACGCCGCCGGGTTATGACTGCGGCCGGATCATCGTGGAAGGACACCGCGTGATCTATACGGGCAAAAACTGGCGCGATGTCATGCCGAAAACCTCGGAGCTAGTAAGCTATGATCTCGATACACAAAGCAAGCAGACGCTGGTTTCCGAAGGACAGCTGCGCATCGGCGCCATCGCTGCAGAGAATCAGGTCTTGATGTTCATGGCCACCGATATGGCGGCTTACGGCAACGGTACAAGCTGTGATTTCTATCGCTGCGACCTCAATCAGGGAAGCATCGACAAAGTGCTGGATTATGAATATTCCGTCGGCAGCTGTGTCAACAGCGATGTGCGTTATGGATCAGGAAAAACATTTTTAATGAAAGACGGTGCCTTGTATTTTACGACCACGGTCGGCTATCATACCGAGCTGATGGTGCTGCGGGGAAATCAGCTGGAAAAAGCGGTGGCTTTTAACGGTGCAGTCAGCGGTTTTGACTTCATTGAAAACGGTTTAGTGTTCTGTGCAATGGAACCGGGTCAGCTGCAGGAAATCTACATTGCGGATGGCGCTGGAAACATTACCGGCCATACCCACATCAGCGAGGTCTGTTTGAAGGACAAGGCAATTCAGCCCGTCGAATATGCCGGATTTGTCAATTCCGCTGGGCAGTCGATTGACGGCTGGCTGATTAAGCCAGTCGGCTGGCAGCCGGATCGGAAGTATCCGGCGATTCTGGATATCCATGGCGGTCCGCGGACAACCTATGGTGAGCTGCTGAGCCATGAAATGCAGGTCTGGGCCAGTGCAGGCTATTATGTATTTTTCTGCAATCATCGCGGATCCGATGGTTATGGCGATGCCTTTGCCGATCTGCGGTTAAAATATGGGACGATAGATTACGAAGATATCATGGAGTTTACCGATCACATCCTGGCCCGAAATAGTCAAATTGATCCGCTGCGCTTGGGCGTGACCGGAGGCAGCTATGGGGGCTACATGACCAACTGGATCATCACGCATACCCATCGCTTTGCGGCGGCGGCCAGTCAGCGCAGTATTTCGGACTGGATCAGTGATTATGGAACGTCAGGCATCAGCTATGATGATGATCTGCATGACGGCGGCAAGCCATGGGATCAGATGGAAAAAATGTGGGATCATTCTCCGCTGAAATATGCGGATTTCTGTGAAACGCCAACGTTGTTTATTCATTCCTTTGAGGATTATACCTGCGCTGTATCCCAGGCAATGGAAATGTTTACGGCGTTGAAAATCCTGAATGTTGAAACCCGGGCCTGCCTGTTCAAGGGGGAAAATCATGAACTGTCCCGCAGTGGCAAGCCAATGCACCGCTTCAAGCGGCTGCGTGAAATTACGGATTGGATGAACAAGCATTGTCAGGATTAG
- a CDS encoding retropepsin-like aspartic protease produces MKLNWNQADFPLSRMNVDLPNVFPISILIQGCPAVVLLDTGASCSAVRKTIAQSAGLHSLHEQVIGGGSGLRKIEAEKYMAESVQIGSLTVQEQTWMVLADEAFRFQVEPGKFVEIDGLLGWDVLQYACWQWDETRKQLRVTPSIPEKSEIHEFVGWDNMPVLRVQTHDQIMLWGFDSGNTDTSGGSLLYQSLPDTMPMDLETMMGVDGVTEVPAKRLDSLRLTVGAAEIILYHVPVLNRVLYPVTKQEVAGLCGADLLAKRSWRLDYPNRRLILGEYM; encoded by the coding sequence ATGAAATTAAATTGGAATCAGGCTGACTTTCCCTTATCTCGGATGAATGTGGATTTACCCAATGTTTTCCCGATTTCGATCTTGATTCAAGGATGTCCAGCAGTCGTGCTATTGGATACAGGTGCCTCTTGCAGTGCGGTACGCAAAACAATAGCGCAGTCTGCTGGATTGCATTCATTGCACGAACAAGTTATCGGTGGCGGAAGTGGCCTGAGAAAGATAGAGGCTGAAAAGTATATGGCGGAGAGTGTACAAATTGGTTCTTTAACTGTTCAGGAACAGACCTGGATGGTATTAGCCGATGAAGCTTTCCGATTTCAGGTGGAACCAGGAAAATTTGTGGAAATTGATGGATTATTAGGTTGGGACGTTCTTCAATATGCCTGTTGGCAATGGGATGAAACTCGGAAACAATTGAGGGTCACGCCTTCGATACCCGAGAAAAGTGAAATCCATGAGTTTGTGGGCTGGGATAATATGCCAGTTCTGCGAGTCCAAACTCATGATCAGATTATGTTGTGGGGTTTTGACAGCGGAAATACAGATACCAGTGGCGGATCTCTGCTTTATCAGAGTTTGCCAGACACAATGCCTATGGATTTGGAAACGATGATGGGGGTTGATGGCGTGACAGAAGTTCCGGCAAAACGGCTTGATTCTCTACGCTTAACAGTCGGCGCGGCAGAGATAATACTTTATCATGTTCCGGTATTGAATAGAGTGTTATATCCTGTCACGAAACAGGAAGTTGCAGGATTGTGCGGTGCGGATCTTTTAGCAAAGCGCAGCTGGCGACTTGACTATCCTAATCGACGATTGATTCTAGGAGAATATATGTAA
- a CDS encoding sensor domain-containing diguanylate cyclase, whose product MKGYDCFLENLMHLIKRGKQAEFAHRLRPEIALMTDTVELFGREAAARWLWTQPLIIATEKPKIQMLSAQLMLQQGWAFHGKVKLKYVLVVDVLLDQLVHLTLLKESDQATDKNEESLRLEHLLKQTQKFWLEWDIQQDTLHISENWFDYLHSSSQETHSWHRLSPSAAQIAKIRTQLQQGKSVPEMEIRLNCGEKGMRWYRLELVLEKDDQGQPSKVLGLLSDNDQQQREIQWLRRLAHQDCLTGLYNRFMIQQLIEEALRSAAPDQHMTLAVMDIDNFKQINDAYGHDCGDEMLRQTALQIRKLFAPEDLVGRIGGDEFVILMQTTGTCDQVSARLDRIREQLQCLRQPSASSQGVSCSIGCAFFPTQGTTYKQLFLKADAAMYQAKRQGKNSCVFY is encoded by the coding sequence ATGAAGGGATACGATTGCTTTTTAGAGAACTTAATGCATCTGATCAAGAGGGGAAAACAAGCGGAGTTTGCACACCGGCTGCGGCCGGAAATCGCTTTGATGACCGACACAGTAGAATTGTTTGGAAGGGAAGCAGCTGCACGTTGGTTGTGGACACAGCCACTGATCATTGCAACAGAGAAACCAAAAATTCAGATGCTGTCTGCTCAGTTGATGCTTCAACAAGGATGGGCTTTTCATGGGAAAGTGAAGCTGAAATATGTACTTGTAGTTGACGTACTTTTAGATCAGCTCGTTCATTTGACATTGTTGAAAGAATCAGATCAGGCTACTGATAAAAACGAAGAGTCGTTACGATTGGAACATCTGCTAAAACAAACTCAGAAATTTTGGCTGGAATGGGATATTCAACAGGATACTCTTCATATCTCTGAAAATTGGTTTGATTATTTACATTCCTCTTCACAAGAAACGCATTCATGGCACAGACTTTCACCTTCCGCTGCTCAAATTGCCAAAATCCGTACACAGCTGCAGCAGGGAAAATCAGTTCCCGAGATGGAGATTCGTTTGAATTGTGGTGAAAAAGGGATGCGATGGTATCGCCTGGAGCTGGTGCTGGAAAAGGATGATCAAGGTCAGCCGTCAAAAGTTTTGGGATTGCTGAGTGACAATGATCAGCAGCAGCGGGAAATTCAATGGCTGCGCCGACTTGCTCATCAAGATTGTTTGACGGGATTGTATAACCGCTTTATGATTCAGCAGTTGATCGAGGAGGCACTGCGTTCAGCTGCGCCAGATCAGCACATGACGCTGGCGGTGATGGATATTGATAATTTCAAGCAGATTAATGATGCATACGGTCATGACTGCGGCGATGAAATGCTGCGTCAGACAGCGCTGCAAATTCGTAAACTGTTTGCCCCTGAAGATTTAGTCGGTCGGATCGGCGGGGATGAATTCGTCATTCTGATGCAGACGACAGGAACCTGTGATCAAGTTAGCGCTCGTTTGGATCGGATCCGTGAACAGCTGCAATGTTTACGTCAGCCGTCGGCCTCATCGCAAGGCGTTTCCTGCAGTATCGGATGCGCCTTCTTTCCAACGCAGGGAACAACCTACAAACAACTCTTTCTAAAAGCCGACGCCGCGATGTATCAAGCTAAACGCCAAGGAAAAAACAGTTGTGTCTTTTATTAA